From the genome of Xiphophorus couchianus chromosome 6, X_couchianus-1.0, whole genome shotgun sequence, one region includes:
- the LOC114146877 gene encoding extensin-like: MKMEQKMSVMVSLASLLTKLCCLLVMPGFIGATFLTKVKQPDGNPVRIGSAKANDFLANFRPKRNVDPKWYRSDPDFQSYYRFYNSIGHIEGLYEIDRIRMLYQQMRHLELTYGPDASSYQNKMGATTSTAVPATTTRPPTTPAPTPDPLDKAEKIYLCNPKDPLCKPRIVYLPTGAVPILCDPRLNLACSATKEEGVRNITPSQPTPATPTPGKAVPPVPPPVTKKGMEYDCDPYWDPDCLIDQPPHPAQEASSPVAPDEETTDEGNVPVVLNVAKKKRPGPYFDPYDFKSDLYDPYRDAQPAPDPQ; encoded by the exons ATGAAGATGGAGCAAAAG ATGTCAGTGATGGTTTCCCTGGCTTCATTGTTGACTAAACTCTGCTGCCTGCTGGTAATGCCAG GTTTCATAGGAGCAACATTTCTGACGAAAGTAAAACAGCCTGATG GAAATCCTGTCAGGATTGGTTCTGCTAAGGCGAACGATTTCTTGGCGAACTTTCGACCCAAGAGGAACGTCGATCCTAAATGGTACCGAAGTGACCCCGACTTTCAGTCCTACTACAGGTTCTACAACAGCATCGGACACATTGAAGGA CTTTATGAGATAGACCGGATCAGGATGTTGTATCAGCAGATGCGTCACCTGGAGCTGACCTATGGGCCCGACGCCTCCAGCTACCAAAACAAAATGGGTGCTACAACCAGTACCGCAGTACCAGCTACAACAACTCGCCCCCCCACCACACCAGCTCCCACACCAGACCCACTGGATAAAGCTGAGAAGATCTATCTGTGCAACCCCAAAGACCCTCTTTGCAAACCTCGGATTGTCTACCTGCCGACGGGAGCTGTCCCAATACTGTGTGACCCCAGACTCAACCTTGCATGCAGTGCTACAAAAGAAGAGGGGGTTAGAAATATTACTCCATCTCAGCCAACACCAGCCACTCCTACTCCTGGAAAGGCTGTTCCACCTGTCCCTCCACCGGTCACCAAGAAAGGGATGGAATACGACTGTGACCCGTACTGGGATCCAGACTGCCTCATCGACCAGCCTCCCCATCCTGCACAGGAAGCATCATCACCTGTAGCACCAGACGAGGAAACAACAGATGAAGGGAATGTtcctgttgttttaaatgtagctaAAAAGAAAAGGCCCGGCCCTTATTTTGACCCTTATGATTTCAAAAGTGACCTGTATGACCCCTATCGTGATGCTCAGCCAGCTCCGGATCCACAATAA